One region of Quercus lobata isolate SW786 chromosome 2, ValleyOak3.0 Primary Assembly, whole genome shotgun sequence genomic DNA includes:
- the LOC115975843 gene encoding uncharacterized protein LOC115975843 produces the protein MGEEKEDPQKLKRIAATAYEYDDDPRWAEYWSNILIPPSMASRSVSDVQDHYKRKFYQRYIDPDLVVEPMSTNSSSQPARPSASSTSSNDQPRQRNSGSTSTTRASGTSATTSPNPTSLRWDRHTIQFSVNAWVFVVAVLAIFPLVPRNLSQRAYRLSFMGTACSSLYSLYSLYGQPRGWNLQALQSYFQTIIVTKDFIYFIYCLTFVTSNLCLKFALIPILCRALELVAKFLRRNFNRSSLYRKYLEEPCVWVESNTTTLSILSSHAEIGLGFLLIISLFSWQRNIIQTFMYWQLLKLMYHAPVTASYHNSVWTMIGMTVNPLVHRYAPFLQAPISAAQRWWLR, from the exons atgggaGAAGAGAAGGAAGATCCGCAGAAACTGAAGAGAATAGCGGCGACTGCCTACGAATACGACGACGACCCGAGATGGGCAGAGTACTGGTCCAACATCCTCATTCCTCCCAGCATGGCTTCTCGCTCCGTCTCCGATGTCCAAGACCACTACAAGCGCAAGTTCTATCAGCGCTACATC GATCCCGATCTTGTGGTGGAGCCTATGTCGACTAATAGTTCATCTCAACCAGCAAGACCATCAGCATCATCAACATCTTCAAATGACCAACCTCGACAGCGAAACTCAG GGTCTACTAGTACTACTCGAGCTTCAGGGACATCAGCAACCACCAGTCCAAATCCAACTTCTCTGCGCTGGGATCGGCATACGATTCAGTTCTCTGTGAATGCTTGG GTGTTTGTTGTCGCTGTACTTGCAATTTTTCCACTGGTACCTAGAAATCTTTCACAAAGGGCATATCGGCTTTCCTTTATGGGCACTGCATGTTCCTCTCTGTATTCCTTGTATTCACTATATGGg CAACCCAGAGGATGGAATTTGCAGGCTCTGCAAAGTTACTTTCAGACTATCATTGTGACCAAGGATTTCATCTACTTCATCTACTGCCTTACCTTTGTGACTTCGAATCTTTGCCTTAAGT TTGCTTTAATCCCCATTTTATGTCGAGCACTTGAACTTGTTGCCAAGTTCCTTAGGCGTAATTTCAATCGCTCCTCCTTGTACAG GAAGTATTTGGAAGAGCCCTGTGTTTGGGTGGAGTCCAACACAACTACACTCAGTATACTATCTTCCCATGCTGAGATTGGACTTGGCTTTCTCCTGATTATTTCCTTGTTCTC GTGGCAGCGCAACATAATACAAACTTTCATGTACTGGCAG ctATTGAAGCTCATGTATCATGCCCCTGTGACTGCCAGTTACCACAATAGTGTATGGACTATGATTGGAATGACTGTTAATCCACTTGTCCACCGCTATGCCCCGTTCTTGCAGGCTCCAATATCTGCTGCTCAGAGATGGTGGCTCAGGTAG